In Rhizobiales bacterium NRL2, a genomic segment contains:
- a CDS encoding monooxygenase has product MSSSMERNTDEARLFEEAVAVANIPTLLMVLVQLTGELGWLEPRYRPSRGQGLDDNDSGGLPEDVQREIREASLQAILDWRAGKPVALPDPDPELLVKMLSISMGEPVPEEYGEMTKAQLGLRPVEQAPIEVPEGFRALVIGAGASGMCMGVHLKAAGIPFEMIERNAEVGGVWLENRYPGAGVDTPNHLYSFSFVMWDWSKFFALRDELKAYLNHVADHFGLRDHIRFQTEVVSTEWIEDRQQWKVTTRDPSGREAVEYANIVVSAAGIFNPPVFPDIPGIDDFDGPSFHTSRWPDDLDLKGKRVAIIGNGASAMQICPEIQNTVGSLTIYQRSLHWAAPFPHFRKPVPDALRFLIREVPLYQAWYRCRLGWTFNDRVHPALQKDPAWPDQERSLNAINDGHRKYFTKYIRDELGDRQDLLEKVVPPYPPFGKRMLMDNGWFRMLRNPKVELVTERIGKIDGNALVTEDGERREADVLIIATGFDVLRFINTYEARGRDGKSLREVWDDDDARAYMGTLVPGFPNYFILYGPNTQPGHGGSLLFVIEMQINYIMDLIRKMTKKDIGAAEIRKDVHDAYNAHVEKAHENMVWTHPGMQTYYRNDKGRVTVNFPYRNVDLFEMTREAKLNEYETEKRKAG; this is encoded by the coding sequence ATGTCATCGAGTATGGAACGCAACACCGACGAAGCCCGTCTGTTCGAGGAGGCGGTCGCCGTCGCCAACATTCCGACGCTGCTGATGGTGCTGGTGCAGCTCACCGGCGAACTCGGCTGGCTGGAGCCGCGTTACCGGCCGTCGCGCGGGCAGGGCCTCGACGACAACGATAGCGGCGGCTTGCCCGAGGACGTTCAGCGGGAGATCCGCGAGGCGTCGCTCCAGGCGATTCTCGACTGGCGGGCCGGCAAGCCGGTGGCGCTGCCCGATCCGGACCCGGAACTGCTGGTGAAGATGCTGTCGATCTCGATGGGCGAGCCGGTGCCGGAGGAATATGGCGAGATGACGAAGGCGCAGCTGGGCCTTCGGCCGGTGGAACAGGCGCCGATCGAGGTGCCGGAAGGCTTCCGCGCGCTGGTGATCGGTGCGGGCGCCTCGGGCATGTGCATGGGCGTGCACCTGAAGGCGGCCGGCATTCCCTTCGAGATGATCGAACGCAACGCGGAAGTCGGCGGCGTCTGGCTGGAGAACCGCTATCCCGGCGCCGGCGTCGACACGCCGAACCACCTCTATTCCTTCTCCTTCGTCATGTGGGACTGGTCGAAGTTCTTCGCGCTCCGCGACGAACTGAAGGCCTATCTCAATCATGTCGCCGATCATTTCGGACTGCGGGACCACATCCGTTTCCAGACGGAAGTCGTCTCGACCGAATGGATCGAGGACCGCCAGCAGTGGAAGGTGACCACGCGCGATCCCTCGGGCCGCGAGGCGGTCGAGTACGCCAACATCGTCGTCAGCGCCGCCGGTATCTTCAACCCGCCGGTCTTTCCCGACATCCCCGGGATCGACGACTTCGACGGGCCGTCCTTCCATACCTCGCGCTGGCCCGACGACCTCGACCTGAAGGGCAAACGGGTGGCGATCATCGGCAACGGCGCAAGCGCCATGCAGATCTGCCCGGAGATACAGAACACCGTCGGATCGCTGACGATCTACCAGCGGTCCCTGCACTGGGCGGCGCCGTTCCCGCATTTCCGCAAGCCGGTGCCGGACGCGCTCCGCTTCCTGATCCGCGAAGTGCCGCTCTATCAGGCGTGGTACCGCTGCCGCCTGGGCTGGACGTTCAACGACCGGGTTCACCCGGCGCTGCAGAAGGATCCGGCCTGGCCCGATCAGGAGCGCTCGCTCAACGCCATCAACGACGGCCACCGCAAGTACTTCACCAAGTACATCCGTGACGAACTGGGTGACCGCCAGGACCTGCTGGAGAAGGTCGTGCCGCCCTATCCGCCCTTCGGCAAGCGCATGCTGATGGACAATGGCTGGTTCCGGATGCTGCGCAATCCGAAGGTCGAACTGGTCACCGAGCGGATCGGCAAGATCGACGGCAATGCGCTGGTGACCGAGGACGGCGAGCGCCGCGAGGCGGATGTCCTGATCATCGCCACCGGCTTCGACGTGCTGCGCTTCATCAACACCTACGAAGCGCGGGGCCGGGACGGGAAGTCGCTGCGCGAGGTCTGGGACGACGACGACGCGCGCGCCTACATGGGCACGCTCGTCCCGGGCTTCCCCAACTACTTCATTCTCTACGGGCCGAACACGCAGCCGGGCCATGGCGGCAGCCTGCTGTTCGTGATCGAGATGCAGATCAACTACATCATGGATCTGATCCGCAAGATGACGAAGAAGGACATCGGCGCGGCCGAGATCCGCAAGGATGTCCACGACGCCTACAACGCGCATGTCGAGAAGGCCCACGAGAACATGGTCTGGACCCATCCGGGAATGCAGACCTACTACCGCAACGACAAGGGCCGCGTGACCGTCAACTTCCCCTACCGCAATGTCGACCTGTTCGAGATGACGCGCGAGGCGAAGCTGAACGAGTACGAAACGGAAAAGCGGAAGGCGGGGTAG
- a CDS encoding C4-dicarboxylate ABC transporter, with translation MGTEIGLGGIAVLLVLILLRVPIGISLITVSFGGIWMLLGPRPAWGILTAIPYDFASSWALTSVPMFLLMGFFCYQAGLTTGLFDAARKWLSVLPGGLAIASIFGSAGFAAVTGSSVACAAAMGKIAVPEMMRYGYDSRLATGTVAAAGTIGALIPPSIIMIIYGIFAQVPITELFLGGIAAGLLTAVGYVAVVVTVALLKPEMAPSVEERVSLEERIRALGEVWPVLLLIAGVFGGLFSGIFTPTEAGAAGALLSMIIATFKRTLTWTAFRDALRETALTTAAIFVIAIGASLLTRFLTLSGASKFLSAYVISLGADPLMLMLGIALMYLVLGMFLEPIGAMLLTIPILLPVMDSTGLSLVWFGVVLTKFLEIGMITPPVGLNVFVIKGVVGELTTTTRIFQGVLWFLLADLIVVGLLMAFPEIVLFLPSLIE, from the coding sequence ATGGGTACCGAAATCGGCCTGGGCGGGATCGCCGTCCTGCTCGTACTGATCCTGCTCAGGGTGCCGATCGGCATTTCCCTGATCACCGTATCCTTCGGCGGCATCTGGATGCTCCTGGGCCCGCGGCCGGCCTGGGGAATCCTCACGGCGATCCCCTACGACTTCGCCTCCAGCTGGGCGCTGACATCGGTGCCGATGTTCCTGCTGATGGGATTCTTCTGCTACCAGGCGGGTCTGACCACCGGCCTGTTCGACGCCGCCCGAAAGTGGCTGTCGGTGCTGCCCGGCGGGCTGGCCATCGCCTCCATCTTCGGCTCGGCCGGATTCGCGGCAGTGACGGGATCGTCCGTGGCGTGCGCGGCGGCGATGGGCAAGATCGCCGTGCCGGAGATGATGCGCTACGGCTACGACAGCCGGCTGGCCACGGGCACTGTCGCCGCCGCCGGCACGATCGGCGCGCTCATTCCGCCTTCGATCATCATGATCATCTACGGCATCTTTGCGCAGGTGCCGATCACCGAGCTGTTCCTGGGCGGCATCGCGGCGGGCCTGCTTACGGCGGTCGGCTATGTCGCAGTGGTCGTCACAGTCGCCCTGCTGAAGCCGGAGATGGCGCCGTCGGTGGAGGAACGTGTCAGCCTGGAAGAGCGTATCAGGGCGCTGGGCGAGGTCTGGCCGGTCCTGCTGCTGATCGCCGGGGTGTTCGGCGGCCTGTTCAGCGGCATCTTCACGCCGACCGAGGCCGGGGCGGCGGGCGCGCTGCTCTCGATGATCATCGCCACCTTCAAGCGGACGCTGACCTGGACCGCCTTCCGCGACGCGCTGAGGGAGACGGCTCTGACCACGGCCGCCATCTTCGTCATCGCCATCGGCGCCAGCCTGCTCACGCGCTTTCTCACACTCTCGGGCGCGTCGAAGTTCCTGTCCGCCTACGTGATCTCGCTCGGCGCCGATCCCCTCATGCTGATGCTCGGAATCGCGCTGATGTACCTGGTGCTCGGCATGTTCCTGGAGCCGATCGGGGCCATGCTGCTGACCATCCCGATCCTGCTGCCGGTCATGGATTCGACCGGACTGAGCCTCGTCTGGTTCGGCGTCGTCCTGACCAAGTTCCTGGAGATCGGCATGATCACGCCGCCCGTCGGCCTGAACGTGTTCGTCATCAAGGGCGTTGTCGGCGAACTGACGACGACGACACGCATCTTTCAGGGCGTTCTCTGGTTCCTGCTCGCCGATCTCATCGTGGTGGGCCTGCTGATGGCCTTCCCGGAGATCGTCCTCTTCCTGCCAAGCCTCATCGAATAA